The following are encoded in a window of Peromyscus maniculatus bairdii isolate BWxNUB_F1_BW_parent chromosome X, HU_Pman_BW_mat_3.1, whole genome shotgun sequence genomic DNA:
- the LOC143270823 gene encoding melanoma antigen preferentially expressed in tumors-like: MDAKNPKTLLDLAIQSLLRNESVAIQALEDMPRVFFVPLFIAAFEGGHKNILSEMVKVWPYYCLHIGSLTVQEPQHELLKAMIENLPVCPSRNSASRRPKLRILDLRQDNDCRTTCHEDSIKEPFCSHSCAYSDSSILKIEGQHHFVNTDSMVQFPRPVELLVDLSLDGSLVEKEFLVLLTSKIRESSGSLHICCRDLQVDKLCDSKCTLNFLDLNCVGQLSIDMGSLSGITNVLSQMDHLESLSLSKVTFRSLGGKLFKNFLGHLQRMNTLKEVSFSSFCLTGHLDRVLRVLPPGLNFLYLTFCDLSHRDFRFLALSPQVSRLKLLNLSNNPMYWDDFEPFQTLLVNLSGTLRHLEMNHCLINDIAISVLIPALIRCTQLCVLCFASNPITMPMLVTTMNNLTPLKNLKYVIYPIPVHCYELWPFQGSLDRRKLAIVQLQLKVMLALAERPDMNWITYLE, encoded by the exons ATGGATGCAAAGAACCCAAAGACACTGTTGGATCTCGCTATACAGAGTCTGCTGAGAAATGAGTCTGTAGCAATCCAAGCTCTGGAGGATATGCCAAGAGTCTTTTTTGTTCCACTGTTCATTGCTGCCTTCGAGGGTGGCCATAAGAATATATTGAGTGAGATGGTGAAAGTGTGGCCCTATTACTGTCTCCATATTGGGTCATTAACTGTACAGGAGCCTCAACATGAACTCCTGAAAGCCATGATTGAGAATCTTCCAGTGTGTCCTTCAAGGAACTCTGCTTCTAG GAGACCTAAACTGAGGATCCTAGATTTAAGGCAAGACAACGACTGTAGGACCACATGCCATGAAGACAGCATCAAGGAACCTTTCTGTTCTCATTCTTGTGCTTATTCTGACAGCTCTATCCTGAAAATAGAAGGGCAGCATCATTTTGTGAATACAGATTCCATGGTTCAGTTCCCCAGGCCTGTAGAGTTACTAGTGGATCTTTCCCTAGATGGCTCCTTAGTGGAAAAggaatttttggttttgcttacaAGTAAAATTAGGGAGAGTTCAGGATCTTTGCACATATGCTGTCGAGATTTGCAAGTTGATAAACTGTGTGACAGCAAATGCACCCTGAATTTTCTTGATCTCAACTGTGTTGGTCAGTTGTCAATTGATATGGGTTCACTGAGTGGTATCACCAATGTCCTGTCTCAGATGGACCACCTAGAGAGCCTCAGTCTGTCTAAAGTCACTTTTAGATCTCTGGGTGGgaaactctttaaaaatttccTAGGTCACTTGCAACGTATGAACACCCTTAAGGAAGtcagcttctcttcattctgtcTCACAGGTCATCTGGACAGAGTGCTCAG AGTCCTGCCACCTGGTCTGAATTTCTTGTATCTGACATTCTGTGATCTTTCACACAGAGACTTCAGATTTCTGGCCCTGAGCCCTCAGGTCTCCCGCCTAAAGCTGCTGAATCTTAGCAACAACCCAATGTATTGGGATGATTTTGAGCCTTTTCAAACTCTTCTGGTAAATCTCTCTGGTACTCTTCGGCATCTAGAGATGAATCATTGCCTTATAAATGATATTGCAATCTCTGTCCTTATTCCTGCCCTGATTCGTTGTACTCAACTCTGTGTCCTGTGCTTTGCTTCTAACCCCATCACAATGCCTATGCTTGTGACTACCATGAATAATTTAACACCCTTGAAGAATCTAAAATATGTGATTTATCCCATCCCTGTACATTGCTATGAACTGTGGCCTTTTCAGGGCAGTTTAGACCGAAGGAAGCTTGCTATTGTTCAACTACAGTTGAAGGTGATGTTAGCACTTGCAGAGAGGCCTGACATGAACTGGATCACTTACTTAGAATAA